A segment of the Gossypium hirsutum isolate 1008001.06 chromosome D10, Gossypium_hirsutum_v2.1, whole genome shotgun sequence genome:
GCACATTCAAACCCACGTTCTCTTACACTGACAATAATACCGATAccaatcaaattaagactcaatcggcaaATCTCAACAATATTTAATTGTGTTTATAATGGATTGGATGGGGTTGCTTTAGTGAAAAAAATAACTGAAAAAAGTTGCTTAAAAAATAAGTGATCAAAGTGGTTAAAGCTCATAGCTTTATCTTAGCAAAAAATGAGGTTAACCAACACCACCCAACAAGTGAGAGAGGCCATAGCCATAGCctcattaaaaattcattttttttatattttccataATTATTCTGTGTACTTTAAAATTAAACAACTCCAGCTAAAAATTTGTCAAATTCCTTATTTctgttattttaattatttttatattatgtgtCATGTTTGTTTTTGCTAAATTGGGCCCTAATTGTGGTTATATACCTCAAATTTGCATTGGGCCATCCAATCATTTTTGGGCATGACCCATTCAATATGGGCTTTTTAAGTTACTGGGCTCTAATAATTATTTTGGGATACAATTTGTAAAGCTTTGTGTTAAATGTTAGTTCAAATATAAcgtgaatcaaaatataaatatatgtccACGTACTACATATGGATTTGACatgttaaaaggaaaaataaatacaaattgtATACGCGATAAGTACACACTCGTTACAATTTGGTCCACATTTTATGGATGTATTTCATGTGCCCAAACTAATAGATAGATTGAGAGGACCTAACCGGTATgatattaatactttaaaatttaaaactcggATCATGTTCTGATGAGATGATTTGATTAATATAGACtcaattaaaaagttttaaaatttgaacaatGGTTTGAGGACATTTGGTGcaattaaccctaaaaatttaAGGGgtccctctttttcttttctatttatttcattttattttcactaaTTACTGTTAGTGTTACAACTTACAGTGCAGTTCTGCAACTGTTTTCAAGAAAGGAAAAAACTTAATACACCACAAATAGACACCTTTCTACATTTAGTACAAAAAAGAAAACCAATATACAGTATACAACACGATCACTGGGCTCGAGTTCTCTTTCTTCCTTTCGCCGGACTTTCCGATTTTTGACTAGCTTGTGCACAACCCCCTTTTCTCGGTCGAGCCGAACCCTTTTTTATCACCACTAACGATTCCATCGATGGAGGAGAGCTTGCATTTGTTGGTTTTTTACTAACATTAGAGTTCCCAACTACTGGATTCCTATTGTTGGCTGCATTTCCTGGCGGTTTACGATTACCAGGACGAATGCTCCGGGGCTTTGCGGGAGGCTTATGTATAGGCCTGGTAGGGGTAAAGGTGGTGATCGGAATCTTAGTTCTGCACTCCTTTAAATGCTGTCGCAGAGATGCGGTGACAATATGTCGGAGAAGTAGTGCGGATTTATATTCTCGTGTGTTCTTTGAATAGAAAACCAAGGCGTTGTTGGCGACTAATAGCATATCTCGAAAGAGTTCTCTAACGGAATTGATTGAATTACTGCCTATTCTAGATTTTATGGTGTCGAAATCCATGTGCCGAAGGATCATTTTCTTGTATCTTCCTCTTTTCTGCGTGTGAATAAAGAATGAAACCAGCGCTcggattaaaaatgaaaaatggacaTCGTTAGGAAAATAAACGGAGAATATGTCTTTACCTGGCTATCGAGCCTTCGTCGAAAAATGGAAGCACAATCGTTCTCTGCTACGGAACTgaaaattcccactatttcatcGATTCTGTCCTTGCTTGAATCTCTGCTTTGATCCTCGACACCTGAAGATCGAGCAATCTGAGCCGAGTTGCTAGCTGAAGTTTCTTTGCACCACGAGACACTTGCGAAATCCGATGTGCCTAGAAACTCGCTTTCTCCGACACTCCCTTCTTTGGGACTGCAATATTTTCTCTTCCTCTTTCCCCTTCTCTTCCGTATACTCCGTAACTGTCCTCCGAGTAAAGCATCCGCCAAATTATCAATGGTCGAAATTTTCTCTCTCTCAGCTGAGGTTGGTGAATTTCCCAGCTTCGAGTCCATCTCTTCAGCAGGAACTGCCACTGGGACCAGACAATCGGGTGCCCATTTTGTCTCGGCTTCCTGCGTGAAACTACCAGCAGAGAGGCCATCCTTGTATGTATCCTTACTGGAAAACTCGACTCCTTCAGATTTAACACATGGTAGGACGGATTCCGTCTGACTGGAATCATAACCAACCCGTGAATCATCTCTTTTCTCAGCCTTTAAGCTTTCAAGCTTTGATTCCAACGACCTAAAAGGACTAACATGAGTCCGGtgtaatataaatgaaaaaaaaatgcaagTTTTAGGATGTAAAAAATCCCAAAGAAACAATCTGAAATTAAAAACACGATCAAATCCTCAAACCCGATTTATGCATATCTTCGCTAAGCTAAGTTCAAACTGTTATGCAAACAAAAGAAATCAGCAGATCCCGAAAAACTCGATTTAAGTAAAATGGAACTAGCCGAACTATATGATTAGCCATATCCCGGGTCGGTTACAAAGGCAAACTACTCACCCAATAGAATCTTCGGATTTCTCTAAAGCTCGTCTCAGCTCCTCCATTCGTTGTTTACGTAACTCCTCGAACCAAGCTCTAAGAAGGAAAAATCATAATAGAAATGTTAATAAAGCATCGTATTTCAGAATGTAACTATGCAAACAAGCGAATGAATGAACTCCGGACAGGATTACTCACGTGCTACCTGAGTAACGCTGTTGTAAATCCTCGTACTTAGCTTTACAAACCTGCATTAAGAAACAGACTTCATCAgataaaattcaagaacaaaattaAGCAATTCAGAcaaataattcaatacaattcattACAGTATTCAATAAAAGACACACTAGGTTCAGTGAATCCACGGCGATGTCAAGAATTGTCGGAATACCGATAAAGACTGTATGTGAATATCACATGAACCAACCAACATTATGTAACTAGTTCAAATGGCAAACCCTTTGCGGGTACGAACATTGGATCATTCTTATCAAACATTAGGACAAGTTTATGCTCTAACAACGATTGAAGTTGCAAAACATCATTCACAGTGACATCAAGAATTGTCAAAATACTAATAAAGACCGTACGTAAACGTTGCACGAGCCAACCTACATTACGTGGCTAGTGCAAAAGGCAAACCCTTTGGGGGATTCGAACTTTGGATTGTTCTTATCAAACGCTAGGACAAGCTTATACATCTAACAATCATTGAAATCATGAAACATCATTCACAGCAACATCAAGAATTGTCGGAATACTAATAAACACTGTATGGAAACGCCGCAACGGCAAACCCTTTGCAGGATTCGAACTTCATCTCGATCTTATCAAACATTAGGACAAGCTTATACGTCCAACAATAATTGAAGTTGTGAAACATCATTCACAGTGATGTCAAGAATTGTCGGAATACTAATAAAGACCGTACATAAACGTCACACGAGCCAACCTACATTACGTAACTAGTTCAAACGGGAAACCCTTTGCGGAATTCAAACTCCGGGTCGTTCTTATCAAACATTAGGACAAGAACAATCATTGAAGTTCCATGGTTCTCAAAGGTTAGCTTGTACTATACCTAACAAAACTAGGCATTAATTGAtacaaattaagtaaaagattAGTAGATACTAATAGCTTCTATAATTAGCATTTAATTGAATCTCATTAGTCCTAATTTCTTCAAAGTTTCCACTTCCAAACtcaaaccataattttttttcttttattgattAATAATTACAAAGAAAATACATCCGAAtgcaaaataaattattacaaaacACAACTCTAGACCAAAATAATTTTGGACCGAGCATGTCTAAAGGTGAAACTCGAACTTAAATACTTGATATCGGAGTACATGATCATACATTATTAACCAATGTCTATCCACTAATCCTCATTGGTCACGTGGACATCACGTGACAAACCAGAAGCCACCATTGACATTGACCAATGACCATatcttaaattaaattttttagaaataataattctattgtaataaaaaaaatttcaaaaccatgcaaATAGAAACATTATTATGTTAGTCAAAGTCAAGACGTGTTCCCCACATAAAATGTAAACTATCCCTTCCATTCTTTTTTTTGGCAATTTTCCCATTTATTTAAtaccaataattaaataaattaaacaaacaattaaaaaatatataatattgtaaATAAATTCTGAAAAAATTTATGATGATAAAggaaaatttatcataatttgaaGTAACTTAATTGGCTTAATTAATAACCTCTGGGGTGAAATCAAATGGAGAAATGGATCGGGTTCGGAGCTCCGAAGCGACGAGGTTCCAATCTCGGGCACCGTGACGGAGAACCGCCCCACCTAACAAAAGCTCTTCCCACGTGCCCCACCGCCCCGTTACCATATCCGTTCCCATATCCACGTGTATGGCCAAGATTACTTCAAAAAACGACGAAGACCCACCACCggaaaatttaatcaaattaaaaagcCACCGCCTTCGCCTTCGCCTTAAGGCACCTCCGGTGCACGTTAGCCAACGCCACCCTCTCCAAAAAAAATTCCccggaaataaaaacaaaaaaggcgggttttttaggtttttttttaatgaattttgaaattcgTTTAAAAGGGtataatttttttcgaaaatttcgAAAGAATTCAGTTGAGAAATAAAGGAGATTTGTGGAACAATGTCgaagaattgaagaaagaaaaatagagttTAACGATTGcaaagattcaaaaaaaaaaattaaaaagggaagaatttttaaagattagAAATTCTTTTTAGTGCGAAAAACATGGTCGAATggagaaaaaaaaacccaattggggcatgatttattttttattttttttataattattagacTATTTTTGTGTTGGTTTCTGTTGGGCGGACAGACAAGATTGACCAAAATGTCGCCAATATCCACTTTGTAAATTACAATTAAATCCTTTCTTAATTAGGATTTATTCATAGATTATATTAGTCACTAATTTCAAGTTTGTAAAATAAGTGGATAAATATAGTTTACTTAATCAAAGTGATAAtagatttatatttaaatatttaattttcagATTAAATATTAACTCAATTAATATAAGTATTGTTCTTAATATATAGGAGGACGTGAGTTCAAGTCTGTTAAAGCgcattattcttctatttataattaaaaaggaACTATGAGTAACTAATGCTACCTAATCAaactaaattcttaatttttataaattttaatcattaaattcttattgcttaaaagtaaaataaaatgataaacttacattttagctctcataaaaattatgtaatttaattttgatccaaAAAGAATTTCTGAATTCACCCATAATCTTCCCCCTCCCCCCTCCCAAATGATACATCTATCTTTTAATCcctttaaattttacaaaattttaagttttgatcctaaaaaaatatataatttaagtaATTTCCCAACTTCATCCTCCATGAAAGTCATGTTTGACTTCTATCTATAAATTCTTTTTGTTGCATTTAACAAATGACATTCACCCAGTTTGACTTTACTAGCTTTCACAATGATGGAACAATCAAAGTGGATTTTGTTGTACAGTTTCATGCATTCtttttaaacatcattaaatAGCTGATTAATGAACCATTGGCTGTCTTAatcataatgttttttttaataaacaaaaggattacaagtaattaaattaaaataaaaggaatCTTTGTAAATAAttacaatcttttttttttgttgtgaaACGTTATTTTGACCATTCGAtcagtttttttattttctcttttagaAATATATTGTAGTATTTAATTCTTTACATTTTGCAGGAGCTTATGTAACGTCGAATTTGAAGTCTTTGTAGATTTATGTTACCGTCAAAAGTAATTATCAAAGTTTTATAATTAATTgcacaaaaatgtaaaatgttataaattttaaagtggTACTACTActtgttataaatatttttataaaggctTGTTAATAGAATATATTTATAAAGtttatgaaagaaattaaaacaaTGAATGGCTTTCATTATTCAGGAAATAAGAGCGGACcctttgaagaaaaaaaaaaagacatattaGGAAAGATACGTTCATGGCTTTGCTCAATTACGTTGTAACCTACGGCGTACATGAAACTAACGTCTAATGAATTTGTGACcttaaaaaagatattttaacATTTAGCCCTTGAACTTGATAGTTTTTCTCAATATGATCCTTAAACTTTTTTTGCCCATACTTTTAAATGATTATGTAACACAATCTCAAAGTGCCATATCATCACAATAACCAAAATTGGAAAAAGTTGCTAAATCCAAGTACTAACGGGGTAACAAAAATATTCAAGCACTAAGAaagtgttagaaaattttaaagacTAAATGTTGCTTTATCTTTAAAGAAACATACAGGAAAAAAAAGTTCGAGCGAGGACGGGATGGTTTTCGGttaaaataattgtaattattagCTCAAGATCGAGTTTAGATCAAACTTACGTTGTCCATCTCAAAAAACCGCCTTGTCCAATTGCCATCCCTATCTCTTATAAATGTATAATGGATTTTTTTAACTGATTTTTAATACTAAGAGACTTTGGATAAAGATGGTAACAAAGAAGAAATAAGGGCTTTTCAAGGAATTTGACAAATTTcattgaatatatattataaggtgAAGAGTATATATTTGCATTAGGGACATGCTTACATTTTTTACCAAAAAGGAAAAGGGGACTAAGAGCACTACACTAAGAGGAAGGAAAGTTTTGTGGGAGTACCAGACACATTAAGGTTCACAAGTTGGCCGGTTGGCTGGCTTCTTCCATCTTCGAGATTGAAACGGTCGCATTGCGAGTGACAAAACTTACTCGAGCTGGCATGTCGGTACTGACAAAAGCTGGAAGAGATCGATATAGTAAGGTGGCAAGATCAAATTTGTGCATCTATGAACTGACCATTCTATGGCACTTGATTGAATCTTTTTATAAGTGGTGTCGACTCAGCCACCTTTTTCTCGTTCGTGGTTTGGTAGCAGATGGTTTTATAGATGGCGCCATGGTGGCATTCGTCGATCATTCTTGAAGAACTAGATTCAGTTCTTGTGCACATCTTGCTATCACACCACCTCTCCTGTAGTAACACAAAAAGTTCATCATGTCATCTGTAGGAATTAATTACACGACTCGAGGTTTCATCACTTGATGAAAAGCTTATAATCGTCATGATATGCAAACGGATATTATCATTATAACGGAAGTTGCGATCAAGAAATGTGATAAGACCCTAAATCCTTCAAGTATCTCACCTTTCGAGTGGTGGAAGAAGTTTCAGAATCTTTTGCAGCTGCGTGAAACACTGATTGCAGCATTCTCGCCTGTGTTCGAATTTCGAAAACTCAATTTAGTTCATAGTGGCATCGCCAAATCCACAATAGACAAAAAAAACCAAGTAGATATTGATAGATAGGTATATTAGCACCTTTGCTCAGCATGTAAATCGACACCAATACCACGTGGGGTTGAAACAGTTGAGCGTATCATTGGACCAAATACAGCTACAAGCTTCAAAAGCATCTCCAACGAGATATTTACGTGCCTGAAGATTCATATCACAGAAACAAAAATCAGTATGAACATCATAACTCATAAGTAGGAATTTGTGttatttaaatgttgaaaaagagACGAATACGAAAAGTAATGTTTTGAAAGCAACGGATGAATACAGTATCTTACAATACCCAGAAACTAAAACTCTGCAGTAAAAATTACCTTTCCGTTTTACTATCTAATAAGCCCTTAAGCACAGGAAGCAGGCCAGAAAACAGATCCAAGGTAAGAATCTCCATTTTTTCCATGATAACACTGATTACATCGACTTGCACCTGCACCAGAAGTAACTGAGTCTAAGCAAAAGAGAGAATATGTTTGACAACCCTTTAGTTACTACTCGTAACCATCATCCAAAAACCGAATAAAGCAACACACATGAAATCTTCCCATAAATACCCACAGAATGATCCGGCAGCTTCTGTAGGGCACCGATTGCACCTTTAATGTTATTCTTTTCCCAAAAATGTCGCACCACCTGTAGGTTCACCAAACAAAATCAATGAAGAAATCCAAACAAAATGTCATTCCATGTTCGTTTTTACTGAActtaaatttctttcttttcactAGAACAAAAGTTCGCATCCATCACAGGTTTTCAGATGCAAATGTATGGTTCTAAATCATAACAATGATATAAGATTCTACAATCCATTCATCGTACAAGTATCCACATGTCTTTGCCTAAAGCTATAATGCATCAGCTACTTATATCCACGAACACAGTTAAAATTTACCTGTAATTTTGTCAAGCGAGACCTAAGAGTGCTTAAGAATATATCATGTGTTTGCATTAGACTTTCAGTTATGATTCCATCATCAGGAGCAATTGATGTGCCCTTTGAAACTTGGCTTTCAATAATAGTAGCATTCCCATCATTAGCAGAACTCAATCCCCCCCGAGAAATTTGATTCTCAGTAACTGTACCATTTGGTCCACTTGTATCATTAACAGAAATTGCTTCCCTTCTAGAAAGTTGATTTCTAGAAATCATCCCATCTGCAGTGGAAGTTGATTCCCTTCTCATAATTTGGTTTACAGTAATGCTGTCAGAAGCAGAGGTTGATTTCATTCTAGAAATTTGATTTCCAGTAATGGTGCCACTAGAAGCAGAGTTTGATTCTCTTCTAGAAATTCGGTTTCCAGTAATGATCCTCTCAGGGGTTATGGTTGATTCCTTTCTAGAAGTTTGGTTTCCAGTAATGACCTTATCAGGATTGGACATTAATTCCGCTCTAGGAAGTTGATCCCCAGTAACGATCCCACCGGAAGTGGGAGTTGATTCCCTTCTAGAAGTTTGGTTTCCAATAATGACCTTAGCAGGAGTGGATGTTAATTCCGCTCTAGGAAGTTGATCGCCAGTAATGAGCCCACCAGAAGTGGGAGTTGATTCCCTTCTAGAAATCTGAATTCCGGTAACACTTCCCTCACAGCTTGAAGTTGATTCCATTCTAGAAATTGGACTTCCACCCTGCTTGACATCATTGGCAGAGACTGCTTTTGTTTCGGAGATTTGTCTCTCTTCTTTCTGTTAGATGAAAACATGAAAACTAAATTTAATTCAATCATGAAAACATGGAAATACGTGCACATGCAAGTCTGTCCAACTTGGTTTAGACAGTTTTCTAATATGTCAATCATGTAATAACAGAAGTTTTAAACTTCAAGAAAAGATACAATTAGCTTACCATTATGGTTGGCGTTCTATCTGTTTCAAGTACCGGGGGAGGAGTATTGTTAGTTACCGGATCATCACCGCTGTTTAATCTCTCTCTTCGTTCAAACTTCTCAACCAGAGTACGTGTTCTCCCTGAAACAACAGCCACTGCCAAGAGAGAAATTTCTAAGGATTAAAATACATCCAATTTTATACTCAGAAGACTTACAAGGAAAGAGAGAACAAACCTCCTCTGACAATTTTGACAGAGTTTGAATCTTTGCTGCAAGTAAGGGATTCATTACCTGacaaagtaaaaggaaaataATCACCAATCATTAACTTCTACCATACAAATGTGTGACCATAGACTGAGGAAGAAATAACAACATGGTTTAGAACAAAACTTACAAGTTTCTTGATTAGGGGGTGTCTGAGGCGATAACACCTTTTCAGATTTCTCTGTAACACTCTTGATATTTGAGTCCTTTGAATCACAGGATTTTCTAACTCCATCTTCTGATACAAGCCTAGTTTGAGAATTCAGATCCATTGCATTGTCTAAACCGCTTTTTACATTGCCAGGAGTTCCTGAATCAACTGTAGCCGACAGCTTTTCAACCTCAAACTTGTTGACAGATGGTCTCCTAACATGAGCTGGTTTGAGCAGCATGCCTGGTTTTGTCTTTGAAAAGGTGATGGTTTCTTTTGTAGAATTGCTAGAGTTTTTACCAATAGGATTGTCCCGTGGAACAACACTAGGTTTAGCATTGACTTCTGTTCCAGGACTCTTCTTCACTGCTTCTTGATCACTTATTTCACAGGCATCCATTGGGggtaacacttttggagaattcaAAGAGCCATCTTTCTGTGTGGCAATAGGATTACTACCAGCAGCTTTTTACAGAAACCGGAGCATCATGTCAGAAAATATAGCTTAAGAACTTCTACAAAAGTTTTacgttttgaaattaaatttagtttGACATTTGCCATCACGGGAGCAATCAAACTCCTCAAACATGGATATTAACTGTACCAACAAAGTAACAATGGGTAGAACAACTAAATCGAATAATAAAAACAACTGAAAAGCACTCACTGTCAATATATATGTTCTTTATTTCCTTTGTCTCACAATCAGGAGACAATGGCCGTGATCCCAAAGTAGACCTCATGCCATTCCCTGCTTTCACAGAAGAATAACTTCTCTCAAGATTAAATTTCTTCTCTGTTTggttgtttcttccatatggctCGATATGCTGAGATGTGGGAAAACAAGGCATTAAGGAAGGAAGGTAAGCCCAATGTATTGTCGCTCAGGTTCAGAATTAAAGCAGGTCAAAACTGAACCAACATAAGAGGATGCAAAGTTAAAAAAGAATTGACTGTAAATACCGCTATATCTGCTACCCAAATTCCAACAGAATTTCGATAGTATGAGCAACCCAAAAGTTTGCCTTCATTGATGCAAAGGTCGCCAAGCGTTGACCATCCCATGTCAACAGAATCATGACAAACTACTGGCTCCCACGAATAAACCTACAATAATGACAACCAAAATTCAGATTTTTGCTTAATTGTGATAGAATCGAACTGATTTTACAACTGAAGGTAAAACCTTCAAACCATCATCTGCTCCACAGAACAAAGTTCTCCCATCAGGATGAAAGGCAATTGAGTGAAAACCTGTAGCCTGAAAAGAAAAAACACGAACATTTTACAAGAGTATGATGAAAAACGTTTATTATAAACAATTACTTCTGTTTTTTTGGTTAAAGTGAGAGAATATGTTTCTCGTATTTGGAAAGTTTGCAGGGTCATGAAAAGTTAACTGTTCAAAGGTATACTTTACCTCAGGTCTGGAAGATCCAATCAGTTCAAAGGTTTCTAAATCCCAGAATTTAACCGTTCTGTCCGCTGAACCTGAAAATTTTGACCACTATCAATTATGATATTCCAAATGAAATGCTGGCTTCAATATTGAGTACATGCTCAACATACAAATGATAAAAGGAACAAATTTGAAGGTTATCaattttcaatatttacaaaagaACAATGCATGAAACATGGACGGACAAGTCTTTTTCCTAACTGAAAAAGATTGGATCTTTGCAAGCAAGTTAAGGTAGTCTATCCCACCTTAAACTGAAAAAAATAATTGTCATGAAGCAGTTAATGGCAAGCAATGCAGAAAAAGGCAAATGCACTGTAATAAACCCACCGGCTCATACTGAAGTCACAGACTCACCTGTAGCTAAGAGAAACTCAAGAGGATGGAAGTCTATGGTGCGAATATGGCCTTCATGAAACTTAAACTCGTTCAAGAGTTTTCCAGCAGTAAGATCCCAAATCTTTTCAGCAGAGACAGGATACAAATGTGAATTGATTAGATAAACACAATTGACGACTCATTCAACACAGATGATGGTATGATTCCTAGTTTACCTTTACAACATTATCAAATCCACCAGAAACTACCCAGCGACCATCAGGAGTGAATCTAATTGTACTAATGCCTCGTGTATGGCCCTTGTACGTATGAATGCATCCCTTCTTTCTGATATCCCAAACCTTCAGATTTGTGTCCATGGAACCAGATACAAAGAACTCACCAAATGGATGGAATTCCAAGGCAGTGCAATTAGATCTGTGTCCTGTTAGCCCGCGAACCACTGCACTTCAAGGATAACATCAAGCATTTTACAAGTTGATTCTTACTCAATTTCAGTtcggaataaaaaaaaattatccgcATGTTCCATGTTTTAAACAGGTGAAAGTTAAAAATAAGTTGGAGTTGTGAAACATCTTATCCAACACTGTTCTCTATGCCTAACAAGCTCCCACCATGATACACTTATAGAGAAGGCTCTTAATATAATTTCCTAAGGAGGAATCAAAGACTTACTCTTTGTTTCTTCCAGGTCCCAAAGCTTTATCCCCCCCGTAGATGATCCAGCAAGCACGAAGACTTCTGCCGAATCAAAAGCTAAAGATTCCACCGGACTAGTATGACCACAGAGACTCTGCGCATTAACATGTACGTTACGATacccttatttatttttgaaatacaaCTTCACCCTTATTGGCATCTATTAATCAAAAATGTAGTTTCAAGCAACAAAAACAAATTACCCTGTAAGAGATACCATACAAAGCTGAACTTCGCAAGAATCTAAGCAAGAGAGAAACCATATAAAAAAACTTACCATTAGAGAAGTTGGTTTCCCAATTGCCCAAACATTCACTTTATGATCATCTCCGCCAGTAATAAGAAGCCTACATGTCTTTTTTCCCATACTTAGACAATTTACATTTGTTGTATGCGCCACAAATTCCTCTACATTCATTTTGTCAAGGAAGTAAGCaactaaaaatagagaaaaataaaacccaaagAACCTTCAAATTTCCACTTTTGGATAAATAAAACGAACACTTTTTAGAGTTTTCTCTTCAACTTGACACTAGTTGAGTTCAAACTAGCATTATCTGTTAAAGAACAAATCTTTACAAAAGCTTAAAAGTTTTCACTTAAATAAACACTAATTACTtcaaatttttttcccttttcctctATTGTCTTTAGCTAAAGCCAAAGTAGCAACCATGACTAATTtaatcaaatacaaaaaaaaaaaagcaacaaaTTTGAGCTGAAATTTCGTACAAAATACAAAACAAGCTAATAATTCACTTCGTAACTTGAATAAATGAAGCTAAATCAAGCTAAGCATttcaataacaa
Coding sequences within it:
- the LOC107937763 gene encoding katanin p80 WD40 repeat-containing subunit B1 homolog KTN80.1 isoform X1 — translated: MAKRGYKLQEFVAHTTNVNCLSMGKKTCRLLITGGDDHKVNVWAIGKPTSLMSLCGHTSPVESLAFDSAEVFVLAGSSTGGIKLWDLEETKMVRGLTGHRSNCTALEFHPFGEFFVSGSMDTNLKVWDIRKKGCIHTYKGHTRGISTIRFTPDGRWVVSGGFDNVVKIWDLTAGKLLNEFKFHEGHIRTIDFHPLEFLLATGSADRTVKFWDLETFELIGSSRPEATGFHSIAFHPDGRTLFCGADDGLKVYSWEPVVCHDSVDMGWSTLGDLCINEGKLLGCSYYRNSVGIWVADIAHIEPYGRNNQTEKKFNLERSYSSVKAGNGMRSTLGSRPLSPDCETKEIKNIYIDTAGSNPIATQKDGSLNSPKVLPPMDACEISDQEAVKKSPGTEVNAKPSVVPRDNPIGKNSSNSTKETITFSKTKPGMLLKPAHVRRPSVNKFEVEKLSATVDSGTPGNVKSGLDNAMDLNSQTRLVSEDGVRKSCDSKDSNIKSVTEKSEKVLSPQTPPNQETCNESLTCSKDSNSVKIVRGVAVVSGRTRTLVEKFERRERLNSGDDPVTNNTPPPVLETDRTPTIMKEERQISETKAVSANDVKQGGSPISRMESTSSCEGSVTGIQISRRESTPTSGGLITGDQLPRAELTSTPAKVIIGNQTSRRESTPTSGGIVTGDQLPRAELMSNPDKVITGNQTSRKESTITPERIITGNRISRRESNSASSGTITGNQISRMKSTSASDSITVNQIMRRESTSTADGMISRNQLSRREAISVNDTSGPNGTVTENQISRGGLSSANDGNATIIESQVSKGTSIAPDDGIITESLMQTHDIFLSTLRSRLTKLQVVRHFWEKNNIKGAIGALQKLPDHSVQVDVISVIMEKMEILTLDLFSGLLPVLKGLLDSKTERHVNISLEMLLKLVAVFGPMIRSTVSTPRGIGVDLHAEQRRECCNQCFTQLQKILKLLPPLERRGGVIARCAQELNLVLQE
- the LOC107937763 gene encoding katanin p80 WD40 repeat-containing subunit B1 homolog KTN80.1 isoform X2, encoding MAKRGYKLQEFVAHTTNVNCLSMGKKTCRLLITGGDDHKVNVWAIGKPTSLMSLCGHTSPVESLAFDSAEVFVLAGSSTGGIKLWDLEETKMVRGLTGHRSNCTALEFHPFGEFFVSGSMDTNLKVWDIRKKGCIHTYKGHTRGISTIRFTPDGRWVVSGGFDNVVKIWDLTAGKLLNEFKFHEGHIRTIDFHPLEFLLATGSADRTVKFWDLETFELIGSSRPEATGFHSIAFHPDGRTLFCGADDGLKVYSWEPVVCHDSVDMGWSTLGDLCINEGKLLGCSYYRNSVGIWVADIAHIEPYGRNNQTEKKFNLERSYSSVKAGNGMRSTLGSRPLSPDCETKEIKNIYIDTAGSNPIATQKDGSLNSPKVLPPMDACEISDQEAVKKSPGTEVNAKPSVVPRDNPIGKNSSNSTKETITFSKTKPGMLLKPAHVRRPSVNKFEVEKLSATVDSGTPGNVKSGLDNAMDLNSQTRLVSEDGVRKSCDSKDSNIKSVTEKSEKVLSPQTPPNQETCNESLTCSKDSNSVKIVRGVAVVSGRTRTLVEKFERRERLNSGDDPVTNNTPPPVLETDRTPTIMKEERQISETKAVSANDVKQGGSPISRMESTSSCEGSVTGIQISRRESTPTSGGLITGDQLPRAELTSTPAKVIIGNQTSRRESTPTSGGIVTGDQLPRAELMSNPDKVITGNQTSRKESTITPERIITGNRISRRESNSASSGTITGNQISRMKSTSASDSITVNQIMRRESTSTADGMISRNQLSRREAISVNDTSGPNGTVTENQISRGGLSSANDGNATIIESQVSKGTSIAPDDGIITESLMQTHDIFLSTLRSRLTKLQVVRHFWEKNNIKGAIGALQKLPDHSVGIYGKISCASRCNQCYHGKNGDSYLGSVFWPASCA